A genomic stretch from Chloroflexota bacterium includes:
- a CDS encoding RecX family transcriptional regulator, whose translation MGQITALEPQVKHSNRFNLYVDNEFALGLSVLLAAPLRVGQEITPEQLAVLAREEAREVAHEKALRFLEPRPRSVAEVKEHLRKKKIPADVIDETLTRLKDAQLLDDAAFAQYWVENRETFRPRGGRALRFELKRKGVSAAAITDAVGEIDETEGAYRAVETRAQRWRALERREFFEKVSAFLVRRGFSYDIAKQTAKRLWDETREA comes from the coding sequence ATGGGACAAATCACGGCGCTTGAGCCGCAAGTCAAACATTCGAATCGGTTCAATCTGTACGTGGACAATGAATTCGCGCTCGGGCTGTCCGTGTTGCTTGCCGCGCCGCTGCGCGTGGGGCAAGAGATCACGCCCGAACAACTCGCCGTGTTGGCGCGCGAGGAGGCGCGCGAAGTCGCGCACGAAAAAGCGTTGCGCTTTTTGGAACCGCGTCCGCGCAGCGTCGCCGAAGTCAAAGAGCATTTGCGGAAAAAGAAAATTCCTGCCGATGTGATTGACGAAACGCTGACGCGCCTGAAAGATGCGCAGTTGCTCGACGACGCCGCGTTCGCGCAATACTGGGTCGAGAATCGCGAAACGTTTCGCCCGCGCGGCGGCAGAGCGTTGCGTTTCGAACTCAAGCGCAAAGGTGTGTCCGCCGCCGCGATCACCGACGCGGTCGGCGAGATTGACGAAACGGAAGGCGCGTATCGCGCGGTCGAGACCCGCGCCCAACGCTGGCGCGCGTTGGAGCGCCGCGAGTTTTTTGAAAAAGTTTCCGCGTTCCTCGTCCGCCGCGGATTCTCGTACGACATTGCCAAGCAAACGGCGAAACGTTTGTGGGACGAGACGCGCGAAGCTTAG
- a CDS encoding PHP domain-containing protein produces MRIDLHTHSNASDGELTPDALVHLARDRGLGVIALTDHDSVAGLDAAITTGKQVGVQVVPGVELSADVEKAEVHVLGYFVDWHNARFLTMLEKFRDGRYGRAEKMVKKLTALGAPISFARVKDIAGDAALGRPHVAQALLEAGRVTTIAEAFDKYIGRNGPAYVERFKLTPEDAVSLILEAGGVPVLAHPRDVLYFVQPLVKAGLLGLEVHYGMYDDATRSELARQARQFDLIATGGSDFHGLNKMGHMSALGEVDVPANAVEKLKAKATSLQ; encoded by the coding sequence TTGCGGATTGATCTGCACACTCACTCCAACGCGTCTGACGGCGAACTTACACCGGACGCGTTGGTGCATCTGGCGCGAGATCGTGGGCTGGGTGTGATCGCGTTGACCGATCACGATTCAGTCGCCGGTCTCGACGCCGCCATCACGACCGGCAAGCAAGTCGGCGTCCAAGTCGTTCCCGGCGTCGAACTATCTGCCGATGTCGAAAAAGCCGAAGTGCATGTGCTCGGTTATTTTGTGGATTGGCACAACGCGCGTTTTCTCACGATGCTCGAAAAATTTCGCGATGGGCGGTACGGGCGCGCGGAAAAAATGGTCAAAAAACTGACCGCGCTCGGCGCGCCGATTTCCTTCGCCCGGGTGAAGGACATTGCCGGCGACGCCGCGTTGGGACGACCGCACGTCGCGCAAGCGTTGCTCGAAGCCGGGCGCGTGACGACGATTGCCGAAGCGTTCGACAAATACATCGGGCGCAACGGTCCCGCGTACGTCGAACGATTCAAGTTGACGCCGGAGGATGCCGTTTCGTTAATTCTCGAAGCGGGTGGAGTGCCCGTGCTCGCGCATCCGCGCGATGTGCTGTACTTTGTTCAGCCGCTCGTCAAAGCCGGGTTGCTGGGTTTAGAAGTGCATTACGGAATGTATGACGACGCCACCCGTTCCGAACTGGCGCGACAGGCGCGGCAGTTCGATTTGATCGCGACGGGGGGCAGCGATTTTCACGGCTTGAACAAGATGGGGCACATGAGCGCGCTCGGGGAAGTGGATGTGCCGGCGAACGCAGTAGAAAAGTTGAAGGCAAAAGCCACGAGTTTGCAATAA
- a CDS encoding LysM peptidoglycan-binding domain-containing protein: MRKLLLLSLVAVAVLVVLTAATPNPAGAMGPSYYVVRPGDTLDGIAWRYGVSAWSIARANGIWNPNLIYVGQMLVISGYAPHPAPNPCPWPGACPNPYPRPHPQPYGCSYVVRWGDTMQGIAWRYGMDVWTLARANGIYNLNWIYAGQWLRIPNCRW, from the coding sequence ATGCGTAAGCTTTTGCTCTTGTCCCTAGTTGCAGTCGCAGTGCTCGTCGTGCTGACGGCGGCAACTCCCAATCCCGCTGGCGCGATGGGACCATCCTATTACGTGGTGCGCCCGGGCGACACGTTGGACGGCATCGCGTGGCGGTACGGTGTGAGCGCATGGTCTATCGCGCGCGCGAACGGCATCTGGAACCCGAACTTGATTTATGTCGGGCAGATGCTGGTGATCTCCGGTTACGCGCCGCATCCCGCGCCGAACCCGTGCCCCTGGCCCGGCGCATGCCCAAACCCATACCCCCGACCGCATCCACAACCGTACGGATGTTCCTACGTGGTGCGCTGGGGTGATACGATGCAAGGCATCGCGTGGCGTTATGGTATGGATGTGTGGACCTTGGCGCGCGCAAACGGCATCTACAACCTCAACTGGATTTACGCCGGTCAGTGGTTGCGCATTCCCAATTGCCGTTGGTAA
- a CDS encoding DinB family protein produces MPAPEDVAGIKAKLNGERVKLLDAFANLPRETMRKPFGDDGWSIKDILAHVAMAEWVNIKFAKLMLEKDAPVQLQELAADFPDYPGEFQLDKFNAWMTEKWRAYSLDEIITALNAARTDTLAWLDTLTPAQLEKSGTHAAWGNLSVRGMCRILVIHDKFHRADIEKRKA; encoded by the coding sequence ATGCCCGCGCCCGAAGACGTTGCCGGAATCAAAGCCAAGTTGAATGGAGAACGCGTCAAGTTGCTGGACGCATTCGCCAATCTACCGCGCGAAACGATGCGCAAACCGTTTGGCGACGATGGTTGGTCAATCAAGGATATTCTCGCGCATGTGGCGATGGCGGAATGGGTGAATATCAAGTTCGCCAAGCTCATGCTGGAAAAAGATGCGCCAGTACAGTTGCAGGAACTCGCCGCCGATTTTCCGGATTATCCCGGCGAATTTCAACTCGATAAATTCAACGCGTGGATGACGGAGAAATGGCGTGCGTACTCGCTCGACGAAATCATTACCGCGTTGAATGCCGCGCGCACCGACACACTCGCATGGCTCGATACGTTGACGCCGGCGCAACTCGAAAAAAGCGGGACGCACGCGGCGTGGGGAAATCTATCGGTGCGCGGGATGTGTCGTATTCTCGTGATCCATGACAAGTTCCATCGCGCGGATATTGAAAAACGCAAAGCGTGA
- a CDS encoding stage V sporulation protein S: MVDMIKVSAKSRSTSVAGAIAGVIREHKRADVQAIGAGAVNQAIKAIAIARGYLERDGLDIWCVPTFVEVDVSGEERTAIKFSVEVRGTFTPVLPPPAPSAPPSPSI; the protein is encoded by the coding sequence ATGGTAGACATGATCAAAGTCTCTGCCAAGTCACGGTCCACGTCCGTGGCAGGGGCGATTGCCGGGGTCATTCGCGAGCACAAGCGCGCGGATGTCCAGGCAATTGGAGCCGGCGCCGTCAATCAAGCGATCAAAGCCATCGCGATTGCGCGCGGCTATCTTGAACGCGATGGTTTGGATATCTGGTGCGTCCCGACTTTCGTCGAAGTGGACGTGAGCGGCGAGGAGCGCACTGCCATCAAGTTCTCGGTCGAGGTGCGCGGCACGTTTACGCCGGTGCTTCCGCCACCCGCGCCTAGTGCGCCGCCTTCTCCCTCGATCTAA
- the rny gene encoding ribonuclease Y gives MSNWDVLLGLVMAVVVGVGAFVAGLWFQRNIANTQIKQRQAEAEKQLAEAEAHSKDIILKAQNEALKSREEAESENKKKRNDLQREDERLRHRREAIDRRQEMQEAREKKLDRKEKDLDRQRESLQQHEAKQLAELQRISGLSIEEAKAILLQEVEKDTRKDAARLIREIEQNAREEGERRAREIITTAIERVASDQVAETTVALVPLPNDEMKGRIIGRQGRNIRAIEVATGVDLVVDDTPEAVILSSHNPVRREVARVALNKLISDGRIHPGRIEKIVEKAEEEVNQAILEAGEQAALEAGITGLHPEVVKLLGQLKFRTSYGQNVLSHAVETAHLAGMMASELKADVSLAKAGALLHDIGKAVTHEVGGAHALIGAEIARKHGVPERVCNIIASHHGEEESTSLEAVLVLAADAISGARPGARRESLEQYLKRVEALESMANAFSGVQQSYAIQAGREIRIIVKPEDIDDLGAINLCKQIARKVEDNLEYPGQIKVTVVRETRSVEYAK, from the coding sequence ATGAGTAACTGGGATGTATTGTTAGGACTAGTCATGGCGGTCGTCGTAGGCGTGGGCGCGTTCGTCGCGGGGCTGTGGTTTCAGCGCAACATCGCGAACACGCAGATCAAGCAACGCCAAGCCGAAGCGGAAAAACAACTCGCCGAAGCCGAAGCGCATTCGAAAGATATCATCCTCAAAGCGCAAAACGAAGCGCTGAAATCTCGCGAGGAAGCCGAAAGCGAAAACAAGAAAAAGCGGAACGATCTGCAGCGCGAGGACGAACGCTTGCGGCATCGCCGCGAAGCGATTGACCGGCGTCAGGAAATGCAGGAAGCGCGCGAAAAGAAATTGGATCGCAAGGAAAAAGACCTGGATCGTCAGCGCGAATCGCTGCAACAACACGAGGCGAAACAACTCGCCGAACTGCAACGCATCTCCGGCTTGAGCATCGAAGAAGCCAAGGCGATCCTCTTGCAAGAAGTGGAAAAAGACACGCGCAAAGACGCCGCGCGGTTGATCCGCGAAATCGAACAAAACGCGCGCGAGGAAGGTGAACGGCGTGCGCGTGAAATCATCACAACCGCGATCGAACGCGTCGCGTCCGACCAGGTCGCCGAGACGACCGTTGCGCTCGTGCCGCTGCCGAACGACGAAATGAAGGGGCGCATCATCGGTCGCCAGGGGCGCAACATTCGCGCGATTGAAGTCGCGACCGGTGTAGACCTGGTCGTGGACGACACACCCGAAGCGGTCATTCTCTCGTCGCACAACCCGGTGCGCCGCGAAGTCGCGCGCGTCGCGCTGAACAAATTGATTAGCGACGGACGCATCCATCCGGGGCGCATCGAAAAAATCGTCGAGAAAGCCGAAGAAGAAGTCAACCAGGCGATTCTGGAAGCCGGCGAGCAAGCCGCGCTCGAAGCCGGGATCACGGGTTTGCATCCCGAAGTGGTCAAGCTGCTCGGTCAGTTGAAATTCCGCACGTCGTACGGACAGAACGTGTTGTCGCACGCGGTCGAGACCGCGCACTTGGCGGGCATGATGGCGTCGGAATTGAAAGCGGATGTGAGTTTGGCAAAAGCCGGCGCGTTGTTGCACGACATCGGCAAAGCCGTGACGCACGAAGTCGGCGGCGCGCACGCGCTGATCGGCGCGGAGATTGCGCGCAAGCACGGTGTGCCGGAACGCGTGTGCAACATTATCGCGTCGCATCACGGCGAAGAAGAATCCACTTCGCTCGAAGCGGTGCTCGTGCTCGCGGCGGACGCGATCAGCGGCGCGCGACCCGGCGCACGGCGTGAGTCGCTCGAACAATACTTGAAGCGCGTCGAGGCGCTCGAATCTATGGCGAACGCATTTTCCGGTGTGCAGCAGTCCTACGCAATCCAAGCCGGGCGCGAAATTCGTATCATTGTCAAGCCCGAAGATATTGACGACTTGGGCGCGATCAATCTGTGCAAACAAATCGCGCGCAAGGTCGAAGACAATTTGGAGTATCCGGGACAGATCAAAGTGACGGTGGTGCGCGAAACGCGCTCAGTCGAGTACGCCAAGTAA
- a CDS encoding 2-oxoacid:acceptor oxidoreductase family protein: MLHEIIISGFGGQGALFAGQLLAYGALAENRHVTWIPSYGPEMRGGTANCTVVISDEEIGSPLVRHPSAAIVLNPPSFDRFEPLMRKDGILVVNVSIVPTKSQRTDIRVIEIAANDEAVKLGPPQLANVVLVGALVGATGVLKFETLDQVLEEHISARHRDKIPANKQALRRGAALAQDMLARV, from the coding sequence ATGCTTCACGAAATCATCATCTCTGGATTCGGCGGGCAGGGCGCGTTGTTTGCGGGGCAGTTGCTGGCGTACGGCGCGCTCGCCGAAAATCGTCACGTCACCTGGATTCCGTCTTACGGTCCCGAAATGCGCGGCGGCACCGCGAATTGCACAGTCGTCATTTCGGACGAGGAAATCGGTTCGCCGCTCGTGCGCCATCCCAGCGCGGCGATTGTGCTCAATCCGCCCTCGTTCGATCGGTTCGAACCGTTGATGCGAAAAGATGGCATCCTCGTCGTCAACGTGTCCATCGTTCCGACGAAATCGCAACGCACCGATATTCGCGTGATCGAAATCGCAGCGAACGACGAAGCGGTAAAGCTGGGTCCACCGCAGTTGGCGAACGTGGTGCTCGTCGGCGCGCTCGTCGGCGCGACCGGCGTGTTGAAATTCGAGACGCTCGACCAGGTGTTGGAAGAGCACATCAGCGCGCGGCATCGCGATAAGATTCCGGCGAACAAACAAGCGCTGCGCCGTGGCGCGGCGCTCGCGCAAGACATGCTCGCGCGCGTGTGA
- a CDS encoding DUF5317 domain-containing protein: MIILVILAISLVIAIVRGGKFNQLADIDLRWRGMFIAGFLLQVLIFSDGWQTRPELNALTRYVYVGSMMLVFAAVAYNFRIPGMRFVAVGLAANLLAIVFNGGYMPASPEALTLAGYSAIPGRITNNSIVMDANTALYFLCDIFAIPKGFIFPNVFSIGDVLLTLGGVYLIQKSLVKPKMSQAQQTN; this comes from the coding sequence ATGATTATTCTTGTCATCCTAGCCATTTCGCTCGTTATCGCCATCGTGCGGGGCGGCAAGTTCAATCAACTCGCCGATATTGATTTACGGTGGCGCGGTATGTTTATCGCGGGCTTCCTTCTACAGGTGTTGATTTTTTCGGATGGGTGGCAAACACGTCCTGAGCTCAACGCATTAACGCGATATGTCTATGTTGGTTCGATGATGCTCGTCTTTGCCGCCGTGGCATATAATTTTCGGATTCCCGGGATGCGTTTTGTCGCCGTCGGGTTAGCGGCGAACCTGTTGGCGATTGTGTTCAACGGCGGCTACATGCCGGCATCACCCGAGGCGCTCACCCTCGCCGGATATTCGGCGATCCCAGGTCGCATCACGAATAATTCGATTGTGATGGACGCGAACACCGCGCTCTATTTCCTCTGCGATATTTTTGCGATCCCCAAAGGATTTATCTTCCCAAACGTTTTCAGTATTGGCGATGTGCTGCTCACCCTGGGCGGGGTTTACCTAATCCAGAAATCACTGGTCAAACCCAAGATGTCGCAAGCGCAGCAAACCAATTAG
- a CDS encoding transposase, which translates to MAIIPDFALAVFHLYFDALLLWLSDQTYLILLKRDPDHLLVKLGEYLNFTPLEAACAIYHHTTGPGAPPAHPVARLVRALLVKYLYDWSLRDLEWHIRFNLVVKWFVGYPISAEGPDHSTLERFELWVCFKQHRTIFDETLRQIDVAFPDERRQAQVGDTYALRANAAKEPLVQLLRHTCQRLLGTLRKIDAAREAAVRAQFDEAALFGAKDERDEFHLTATERAARLQTTVRAALDCARLVRAHLDDPVPLTTEQGTPVLEWLTYLDKMIADEVVVVSTEHPATPQVTERPVEHKGAYRLGSATDPEATYRVHSGDGTKTDFGYNIQIAATENFVREVQAETGAQPDAVAIPNILQAEATHHDLVPEKLIYDTAAGNGKTRAQVNAITNGKTQLVAPLPPTHASTGKYTPDQFQLSEDRLTLTCPNGQTTALAYASGSGDGRNFRFLGLQCRDCPVWEKCRTHKPGSKQMRQVFISDYRREVETARRYNTTDAFKLDLRQRPRIERIIAALVRYNGARFARRRGKVKCDFQAKMNAVGYNLKKWMRLRKPRKRNLQMISP; encoded by the coding sequence ATGGCTATTATACCCGATTTTGCGCTGGCTGTTTTTCATCTTTACTTCGACGCCTTACTGCTCTGGTTAAGCGACCAAACTTACCTCATCCTACTCAAGCGCGACCCCGATCATCTGCTCGTCAAACTCGGCGAGTATCTGAACTTCACGCCGCTTGAAGCCGCCTGCGCGATCTATCATCACACGACCGGACCTGGGGCACCACCTGCTCATCCGGTCGCGCGCCTCGTACGCGCCTTACTGGTCAAATATCTCTACGATTGGTCGTTGCGCGACCTCGAGTGGCACATCCGCTTCAACCTCGTCGTCAAATGGTTCGTGGGCTATCCCATCTCCGCCGAAGGGCCCGACCACAGCACCCTCGAACGCTTTGAACTCTGGGTATGCTTCAAACAGCACCGCACCATTTTCGATGAAACCCTGCGCCAAATTGACGTAGCCTTTCCCGACGAACGCCGGCAAGCTCAGGTTGGGGACACCTATGCGTTACGCGCCAACGCCGCCAAAGAACCCTTGGTCCAATTGCTACGCCATACCTGTCAACGCTTGCTGGGGACTCTCCGCAAAATCGATGCCGCACGTGAAGCCGCCGTGCGCGCTCAATTCGACGAAGCCGCGCTCTTCGGCGCGAAAGACGAACGAGACGAGTTTCATCTCACCGCCACTGAACGCGCCGCACGGTTACAGACCACGGTGCGTGCCGCGCTGGACTGCGCGCGCCTCGTGCGCGCTCACCTGGATGACCCCGTGCCCCTGACGACCGAGCAGGGTACCCCCGTCCTCGAATGGCTCACCTATCTCGATAAAATGATCGCCGATGAAGTGGTGGTGGTCTCCACCGAACATCCTGCGACGCCCCAGGTCACCGAACGCCCCGTCGAGCACAAAGGCGCGTATCGCCTCGGGAGTGCTACCGACCCCGAAGCCACCTATCGCGTGCATAGTGGCGATGGCACCAAAACCGATTTCGGCTACAACATTCAAATCGCGGCAACTGAAAACTTTGTCCGTGAAGTTCAAGCCGAGACCGGCGCGCAACCGGATGCCGTTGCCATTCCCAACATCCTGCAAGCCGAAGCCACACACCACGACCTGGTGCCCGAAAAATTGATTTACGATACCGCCGCAGGCAACGGCAAAACACGTGCCCAGGTCAACGCCATCACCAATGGCAAAACCCAACTCGTCGCGCCTCTGCCACCTACCCACGCGTCCACCGGCAAGTATACCCCGGACCAATTCCAATTATCTGAAGATCGACTGACGCTCACGTGTCCCAACGGTCAAACCACCGCCCTGGCGTACGCGTCCGGCAGTGGCGACGGACGCAACTTTCGCTTCCTGGGTCTCCAATGCCGCGATTGTCCCGTCTGGGAAAAATGCCGCACCCATAAACCGGGGTCGAAGCAAATGCGCCAAGTCTTCATCAGCGATTATCGCCGCGAAGTCGAAACAGCGCGACGTTACAATACGACCGACGCCTTCAAACTCGACCTGCGCCAACGCCCGCGCATCGAACGCATCATCGCCGCCTTGGTGCGCTACAACGGCGCGCGGTTCGCGCGCCGGCGCGGCAAGGTCAAATGTGATTTCCAGGCGAAGATGAATGCCGTGGGCTACAATTTAAAAAAATGGATGCGGTTGCGCAAACCCAGGAAACGGAACCTTCAAATGATCAGTCCGTAA
- a CDS encoding PD40 domain-containing protein, whose product MTLKLAKQSHMAVRVLGILVCLSLFYFLSKQLPVLPLWWRYSNLNLVLSGLYHYEVPRWSPDGSRIIFYRSDLSEDAVFMIEPNGRSLIPVNVSGRDAAWPDWSPDGKQIVFASRRSGNYQIYIMNTDGSNVTPITRNFAYANCPRWSPDGKWIAFCARLTEADANPQLYIISTDGKNMVQLTDLPVVRVQYFDWSPDSTQIVFAANTLRTGTPSALGVEQHLFVINTNQRSIQQIDSGDDATYYPTWAPDGKKILFTYSEHVGSSRNLPTGLYIMNVDGTGRRMVLPANCNQPHWSELRNEIVFVCGVWGAGELSIYRMEMRDFLP is encoded by the coding sequence ATGACATTAAAACTTGCTAAACAATCGCATATGGCGGTGCGTGTGCTTGGAATCCTTGTATGCTTATCGCTTTTCTACTTTCTTTCCAAGCAATTGCCTGTTTTGCCACTGTGGTGGCGCTATAGCAATTTGAATTTAGTACTCAGCGGTCTATATCATTATGAAGTTCCACGGTGGTCACCTGATGGCAGTAGAATAATCTTTTATCGCTCAGATTTGTCCGAAGACGCGGTTTTTATGATAGAACCGAATGGACGATCATTAATTCCTGTCAATGTTTCGGGGAGAGATGCTGCATGGCCAGATTGGTCGCCCGATGGAAAGCAGATTGTTTTTGCGTCAAGGAGAAGTGGAAACTATCAAATCTATATTATGAATACGGACGGATCAAACGTCACCCCAATTACTAGGAATTTTGCTTATGCTAATTGTCCTAGATGGTCGCCGGATGGCAAGTGGATTGCATTTTGTGCGCGGTTGACCGAAGCTGATGCTAATCCACAGCTTTATATCATTAGTACAGACGGGAAAAACATGGTTCAGTTAACCGATCTTCCTGTGGTGAGGGTGCAATACTTTGATTGGTCTCCAGATAGCACACAAATCGTCTTTGCAGCAAACACATTGAGGACAGGAACGCCATCTGCTCTCGGAGTTGAGCAGCATCTTTTCGTGATAAACACAAATCAAAGGAGCATACAACAAATCGATAGTGGTGATGACGCGACATATTACCCGACATGGGCACCGGACGGTAAAAAAATTCTATTCACATACTCGGAACATGTTGGCTCATCCCGTAATCTGCCGACTGGATTATATATTATGAATGTCGACGGTACCGGAAGGCGAATGGTATTACCAGCAAATTGTAATCAACCACATTGGTCAGAGCTACGAAATGAAATTGTTTTTGTATGCGGAGTCTGGGGAGCTGGCGAACTCTCTATTTATAGAATGGAAATGCGGGATTTCCTTCCATAA
- the recA gene encoding recombinase RecA encodes MSDSGKAKSLETTLATLKKRFGEGAVMKLGETSSLKVDSIPTGSISLDLALGIGGIPRGRVTEIYGPEASGKTTICQHIIAEAQKTGGVAAFIDVEHALDPQYAARCGVNVDELLISQPDTGEQALEICEALVRSGAVDIVVVDSVAALVPRAEIEGEMGDSHVGLQARLMSQALRKLSGAIKKSNTAVIFTNQLRQKIGIMFGNPETTTGGMALKFYSSVRLDVRPIDPIKSGEDVIGNRTRVRVKKNKVAPPFRKAEFDIMHGVGISREGDLLDLGVLMNLIDKKGAFYSFEGTRMGQGRENAREYLKQNSEVVSKLDKLIREKSGLGGGVPVVLKDEEPDDEADEEETEEDEE; translated from the coding sequence ATGTCAGACAGCGGCAAAGCAAAATCACTTGAAACGACTCTTGCGACCCTCAAGAAACGTTTTGGCGAAGGGGCAGTGATGAAGCTGGGCGAAACGTCCAGTCTCAAAGTAGACTCGATCCCCACCGGCTCGATTTCGCTCGACCTTGCACTAGGTATCGGCGGCATTCCGCGCGGACGCGTCACCGAAATCTACGGACCAGAAGCATCCGGCAAGACGACGATTTGCCAACATATCATCGCCGAAGCGCAAAAGACCGGCGGTGTGGCGGCGTTCATTGATGTGGAACACGCGCTTGATCCACAATACGCCGCGCGGTGCGGCGTGAATGTGGATGAACTACTCATCTCGCAACCGGACACCGGCGAGCAGGCGCTCGAAATCTGCGAAGCGCTCGTCCGCTCCGGCGCGGTGGACATTGTCGTCGTAGACTCCGTTGCCGCGCTCGTGCCGCGCGCCGAGATCGAAGGCGAGATGGGCGACTCGCACGTCGGTCTGCAAGCGCGCTTGATGAGCCAGGCGCTCCGCAAACTTTCCGGCGCGATCAAAAAGTCGAACACTGCGGTCATCTTTACGAATCAACTCCGCCAAAAAATCGGCATCATGTTCGGCAACCCGGAAACGACGACCGGCGGGATGGCGTTGAAATTCTATTCGTCGGTGCGGCTGGACGTGCGCCCAATTGATCCGATCAAGAGCGGCGAAGATGTCATCGGCAATCGTACGCGCGTGCGCGTCAAGAAAAACAAGGTCGCGCCGCCGTTCCGCAAAGCCGAGTTCGACATCATGCACGGCGTCGGCATTTCGCGCGAAGGCGACTTGCTCGACCTCGGCGTGCTCATGAATCTGATTGACAAGAAAGGCGCGTTCTATTCCTTCGAAGGCACGCGCATGGGACAAGGACGCGAGAACGCACGCGAGTATCTGAAACAAAATTCCGAAGTGGTTTCCAAACTAGACAAACTGATTCGCGAAAAATCCGGCTTGGGCGGGGGCGTCCCCGTTGTGCTGAAAGATGAAGAGCCGGACGATGAGGCAGACGAAGAAGAAACCGAGGAAGACGAAGAATAA
- a CDS encoding HD-GYP domain-containing protein, translating into MSSLSWQVRVYILTLIVLMACAVSFALVDFVQSPEFAIAIFIAAVAIAALDRFPIVRFGDNVEITISNAVKFAVVLLSSSSVVVLSTFLGTLFAEIPAKRSWSKKIFNISQMTLTWMLTAWVYSLIDPPSRELFASVENGIMVMLAGGASFIVNVTLVSMVISLAAHLPFPYLVTQNTRLVIWQELSIITIGIFLAILWRFNPFSVVLAGVLLFIVRDSYRIANHLRNQTQDALRALVRVIDERDHHTYNHSENVSNYARAIAEALGLAQDEIEVIASAALLHDLGKVGMADDILFNPKMLNPAERKRAERHAEVGAVLLEKFPLFDKGAVLVRHHHEHFDGKGYPDGLAGDAIPIGSRIIAVADAYQAMTEDRAYRRALSVDDALARLVEASNTQFDPRVVQVFAKVLRINDESERATRVDAPQIASNSA; encoded by the coding sequence GTGAGTTCTTTGTCCTGGCAAGTCCGTGTCTATATTCTAACTCTCATCGTGTTGATGGCTTGCGCTGTCTCTTTTGCTCTGGTTGATTTCGTTCAGTCTCCCGAATTCGCGATTGCGATCTTTATCGCGGCGGTTGCAATCGCGGCGCTGGACCGATTCCCCATCGTTCGTTTCGGCGATAATGTCGAAATCACCATCTCCAACGCGGTCAAATTTGCCGTCGTTCTTCTGTCTTCCTCATCGGTCGTGGTGCTTTCCACATTCCTCGGCACGCTCTTCGCTGAAATCCCAGCCAAACGCAGCTGGTCCAAAAAGATCTTCAATATTTCGCAAATGACGTTAACATGGATGCTAACTGCCTGGGTCTATTCATTGATTGATCCACCGTCGCGGGAGTTGTTCGCTTCAGTGGAAAATGGGATCATGGTGATGTTAGCCGGCGGAGCATCTTTTATAGTCAATGTGACCCTGGTAAGTATGGTAATTAGTCTTGCCGCACACTTGCCCTTTCCATACTTGGTCACGCAAAACACGCGCCTCGTCATTTGGCAAGAATTGTCCATCATCACCATCGGTATCTTCCTGGCGATCCTGTGGCGTTTTAATCCCTTCAGCGTCGTCCTGGCTGGCGTACTCTTGTTCATTGTGCGCGATTCGTACCGGATCGCGAATCATTTGCGAAATCAAACCCAGGATGCTCTCCGCGCCTTGGTCCGTGTGATAGACGAACGCGATCATCATACGTACAATCACTCTGAAAATGTGTCGAACTATGCACGCGCCATCGCCGAAGCGTTAGGACTAGCGCAAGACGAGATCGAAGTGATTGCCTCCGCGGCATTGCTGCACGATCTAGGCAAAGTAGGTATGGCAGATGATATTTTGTTCAATCCCAAAATGCTAAACCCCGCCGAACGGAAACGCGCGGAACGTCATGCCGAAGTTGGGGCGGTGCTTTTGGAGAAATTTCCACTCTTTGATAAAGGCGCGGTCTTGGTGCGCCACCATCACGAACATTTTGACGGCAAAGGGTATCCGGACGGTTTGGCGGGAGACGCGATTCCAATCGGCTCGCGGATTATTGCCGTCGCCGATGCGTATCAAGCGATGACCGAGGATCGTGCCTATCGCCGCGCGTTATCCGTGGATGACGCGTTGGCGCGACTCGTTGAAGCTTCTAATACGCAGTTTGATCCACGGGTCGTCCAGGTGTTTGCCAAGGTCCTGCGGATCAATGACGAATCAGAGAGAGCAACGCGTGTTGATGCTCCCCAAATAGCAAGTAACTCTGCCTAG